In one Streptomyces sp. NBC_00597 genomic region, the following are encoded:
- a CDS encoding gamma-glutamyl-gamma-aminobutyrate hydrolase family protein, translating to MPRPLIGITTYVEESTRYGVWDVATSLVPTGYHELVRAAGGAAVLLPPDEPGSAAEVLGRLDGLVVAGGPDVDPARYGAERHPRTGAPATVRDEWELALIEAALAAGMPVLGICRGMQALNVALGGTLIQHIDGHAAAPGVMSWHPVRPVAGTRYAALVPEEAEVPTYHHQAVDRLGRGLVASAHAFDGTVEAIELPDPAHWVLGVQWHPERDKDTRVMSSLVEAASLAPAAVTA from the coding sequence GTGCCCAGGCCGCTCATCGGCATCACGACCTACGTGGAGGAATCCACCCGCTACGGGGTGTGGGACGTTGCGACGTCCCTCGTACCCACCGGGTACCACGAACTCGTCCGGGCGGCGGGCGGCGCGGCCGTGCTGCTCCCGCCGGACGAACCCGGATCGGCGGCGGAGGTACTGGGCCGGCTGGACGGACTGGTCGTCGCGGGCGGCCCCGATGTGGACCCGGCCCGCTACGGAGCCGAACGGCACCCGCGTACGGGCGCTCCCGCGACGGTCCGGGACGAGTGGGAACTCGCCCTGATCGAGGCGGCCTTGGCGGCGGGCATGCCGGTGCTGGGCATCTGCCGGGGCATGCAGGCGCTGAACGTGGCCCTGGGCGGCACGCTGATCCAGCACATCGACGGCCATGCGGCGGCCCCGGGTGTCATGTCCTGGCACCCGGTCCGCCCGGTCGCGGGCACGCGGTACGCGGCGCTGGTCCCCGAGGAGGCGGAGGTCCCGACCTACCACCACCAGGCGGTCGACCGGCTGGGCCGCGGCCTGGTCGCCTCGGCCCACGCGTTCGACGGGACCGTGGAGGCCATCGAACTCCCCGACCCCGCCCACTGGGTCCTCGGCGTCCAATGGCACCCGGAACGCGACAAGGACACCCGTGTCATGTCCTCCCTGGTCGAAGCGGCCTCGCTCGCCCCGGCGGCCGTCACGGCCTGA
- the eat gene encoding ethanolamine permease, whose translation MADDTEARLVAVPEPTTSPEGGDYLERRTLRRGSAGWLLLTGLGVAYVVSGDFSGWNIGLAQGGFGGLAIATALMGAMYACLVFSLAELSAILPTAGGGYGFARRALGTWGGFLTGTAILIEYILAPAAISIFIGDYVESLHLFGLTSGWPVYLACFAIFIGIHLWGVGEALRFSLVVTAVAVLALIVFALGAFTEFDPSHLDDIAVDTTAAGSSSWLPLGLLGIWAAFPFGMWFFLGVEGVPLAAEEAKDPVRSMPRALSISMGILVLLALLTFLASTGARGADAIKDAGNPLVVALDGNPGLSWLKTFVNYAGLAGLVASFFSLIYAGSRQLFALSRAGYLPRFLSLTSKRKAPYLGLLIPGAIGFALAAATGNGPRMLNIAVFGATISYALMALSHIVLRKREPGLERPYRTPGGIATSSVAFALALSALVATFLVDKDAAFIALGVYAVALAYFAFYSRHHLVASAPEEEFAALAEAEAELTRD comes from the coding sequence ATGGCCGACGACACCGAGGCACGGCTCGTAGCCGTACCTGAACCCACCACGTCACCCGAGGGCGGCGACTACCTGGAACGGCGTACGCTGCGCCGCGGCAGCGCCGGCTGGCTGCTGCTCACCGGTCTGGGCGTCGCGTACGTCGTCTCCGGCGACTTCTCCGGCTGGAACATCGGCCTCGCCCAGGGCGGCTTCGGCGGGCTCGCCATCGCCACCGCCCTCATGGGCGCGATGTACGCCTGCCTCGTCTTCTCCCTCGCGGAGCTGTCCGCGATCCTGCCCACGGCGGGCGGCGGCTACGGCTTCGCCCGCCGGGCGCTCGGCACCTGGGGCGGCTTCCTCACCGGCACCGCGATCCTCATCGAGTACATCCTGGCCCCGGCCGCGATCTCCATCTTCATCGGCGACTACGTCGAATCCCTGCACCTGTTCGGCCTGACCTCCGGCTGGCCCGTGTACCTCGCCTGCTTCGCGATCTTCATCGGCATCCACCTGTGGGGCGTGGGCGAGGCGCTGCGCTTCTCCCTCGTCGTCACCGCGGTCGCCGTACTCGCGCTGATCGTCTTCGCGCTGGGCGCCTTCACCGAGTTCGACCCCTCGCACCTCGACGACATCGCCGTGGACACCACCGCCGCCGGATCGAGCTCATGGCTGCCGCTGGGCCTCCTCGGCATCTGGGCGGCCTTCCCCTTCGGCATGTGGTTCTTCCTCGGCGTCGAGGGCGTACCGCTGGCCGCCGAAGAGGCCAAGGACCCGGTGCGGTCCATGCCGCGGGCCCTGTCGATCTCCATGGGCATCCTCGTCCTGCTCGCCCTGCTGACCTTCCTCGCCTCGACCGGTGCGCGCGGCGCGGACGCCATCAAGGACGCCGGCAACCCGCTCGTCGTAGCCCTCGACGGAAACCCGGGCCTGTCCTGGCTGAAGACCTTCGTCAACTACGCGGGCCTGGCCGGGCTCGTGGCCTCGTTCTTCTCGCTCATCTACGCGGGTTCGCGCCAGCTGTTCGCCCTGTCACGTGCCGGCTACCTGCCGCGCTTCCTCTCCCTCACCTCGAAGCGCAAGGCCCCGTACCTGGGCCTGCTCATCCCCGGCGCGATCGGCTTCGCGCTCGCCGCGGCCACCGGGAACGGCCCGCGCATGCTCAACATCGCGGTGTTCGGCGCGACGATCTCGTACGCGCTGATGGCCCTGTCCCACATCGTGCTCCGCAAGCGGGAGCCGGGCCTGGAGCGCCCGTACCGCACCCCCGGCGGCATCGCCACCTCCTCGGTGGCCTTCGCCCTGGCCCTGTCGGCACTGGTGGCCACCTTCCTGGTCGACAAGGACGCGGCGTTCATCGCACTGGGTGTGTACGCGGTCGCCCTCGCCTACTTCGCGTTCTACAGTCGGCACCACTTGGTGGCCTCCGCGCCGGAGGAGGAGTTCGCGGCGCTCGCGGAGGCCGAGGCGGAACTGACCCGCGACTGA
- a CDS encoding DUF1876 domain-containing protein gives MTHNAEWKVGVSLTEEGGTTRARAVLDTGTGQLVGRGSARCNPGDAEVASIGDELAASRAMRDLAGQLSRAADRDLAAMGVAPDPPRTAYGWPQDAQTRPDMGH, from the coding sequence ATGACACACAACGCGGAATGGAAGGTCGGCGTCTCGCTGACCGAGGAGGGCGGCACCACCCGGGCCCGGGCCGTACTGGACACCGGCACGGGGCAGCTGGTCGGCCGCGGCTCGGCCCGCTGCAACCCCGGGGACGCAGAGGTCGCCTCCATCGGGGACGAGCTCGCGGCGAGCCGGGCCATGCGCGACCTCGCCGGTCAGCTGTCCCGCGCCGCCGACCGGGACCTGGCCGCGATGGGCGTGGCCCCGGACCCCCCGCGCACGGCCTACGGCTGGCCCCAGGACGCCCAAACCCGACCCGACATGGGTCACTAG
- a CDS encoding FadR/GntR family transcriptional regulator, with protein sequence MTDTTGEGGAIARLNPVLRQVRAGNGFEEALEQILQVVRLGLVPGGERLPPERELAERMGISRVTLRDVLKVLQDQGLVEARRGRYGGTFVLPRPDTPAAGTEDELRRRVVGVDIEDVLRFREVLEVGAAGLCASQGLTEEGSERLLAALNATHDAPLPDYRRQDTLFHLALCELAGSATLTAQYAAVRASVNDLLDCIPLLVRNLEHSQQQHSTLVEAVLERNADAAREVMREHCCGTAALLRGFLT encoded by the coding sequence ATGACCGACACGACGGGCGAAGGCGGCGCGATCGCGCGGCTGAATCCGGTGCTGCGGCAGGTGCGGGCGGGCAACGGTTTCGAGGAGGCGCTGGAGCAGATCCTCCAGGTGGTCCGGCTGGGTCTGGTGCCGGGCGGGGAACGGCTGCCGCCCGAACGCGAGCTGGCGGAGCGAATGGGGATCAGCCGGGTCACCCTGCGCGACGTGCTGAAGGTGCTCCAGGACCAGGGCCTGGTGGAGGCCCGGCGCGGGCGGTACGGCGGGACGTTCGTGCTCCCGCGCCCCGACACCCCGGCCGCGGGCACCGAGGACGAGCTGCGCCGGCGCGTGGTGGGCGTGGACATCGAGGACGTACTGCGCTTCCGCGAGGTCCTTGAGGTGGGCGCGGCCGGACTGTGCGCCTCCCAGGGGCTCACCGAGGAGGGCTCCGAGCGTCTGCTCGCCGCGCTGAACGCCACCCACGACGCGCCGCTGCCCGACTACCGCCGCCAGGACACCCTCTTCCACCTCGCCCTGTGCGAGCTCGCCGGCTCCGCCACCCTCACGGCCCAGTACGCCGCCGTCCGGGCCAGCGTGAACGACCTGCTGGACTGCATCCCGCTGCTGGTGCGGAACCTGGAGCACTCGCAGCAGCAGCACAGCACGCTCGTGGAGGCGGTGCTGGAGCGCAACGCGGACGCGGCGCGCGAGGTGATGCGCGAGCACTGCTGCGGGACCGCGGCGCTGCTCCGGGGATTCCTGACCTAG